One Thermoanaerobaculum aquaticum genomic region harbors:
- the ruvX gene encoding Holliday junction resolvase RuvX: protein MRWLALDVGAKRVGVALSDSEERVVTPQMAIPFGSPQELAQRVAKLVQSWNVEAVLVGVPTTRSGQSRGEARVRQVVAVLTQLLPVPVTTWDERGTTQEAEALLAESGVPARKRREKLDALAAALLLEAFLALRRERTGGNGVGG from the coding sequence GTGCGTTGGCTCGCTTTGGACGTTGGCGCCAAAAGAGTAGGGGTGGCCCTTTCCGATAGCGAAGAAAGGGTGGTCACGCCGCAAATGGCGATTCCCTTTGGTTCCCCTCAGGAGCTGGCCCAGCGGGTGGCGAAGCTGGTGCAGTCCTGGAACGTGGAGGCGGTGCTGGTGGGCGTGCCCACCACCCGCTCCGGGCAAAGCCGCGGGGAAGCCAGGGTTCGCCAGGTGGTGGCGGTGCTGACCCAGTTGCTTCCCGTGCCCGTCACCACCTGGGACGAGCGGGGAACCACCCAGGAGGCGGAAGCGCTTCTGGCTGAAAGCGGGGTGCCGGCAAGAAAAAGGCGGGAAAAGCTGGACGCCTTGGCCGCCGCTTTGCTGTTGGAGGCTTTTTTGGCTTTGCGCAGGGAGAGGACAGGCGGCAACGGCGTTGGTGGTTGA
- a CDS encoding LPS-assembly protein LptD: MILASLVLLAATQVQGPVEVTARRQQWIAETLWCGIGDVVVKYQDITLRANQLEVDTKTLKLRAEGNVIFDQGPNRLACQRLEFDLNTKTGTFHEVDAFFAPTYHFRGETVEKLDEDHYRFRHGIFTSCALDDHYPPWQITVRDATVQLEGYGHFRGAALWLKRVPIFYTPRLLWPVMRERAAGLLVPRIGYNNRRGAYLGNALFWPLGRSFDTTFYFDLFSKGYVGLGQELRWAPTENAYGEFLVNYFRDPDSKRWEWKLQGKHRQLLPGGWSIKADALDLSNMDFFQRFERTFDPNALRRLPVFLTVTRTVGHQTFNFRLDHEKTFFQPTPNTTSVVVLERQPQVEYRLRPTQLAGSPLYLSAVAEASHFRINRSATLRGKYSRVDLFPQLAVLVPSLPWFSLTPTLGARATYYTATYTRDRQALADQSLLRRYGTAGLTLTGPSFSRIFATKDTKLKHLIEPRLEYVYVSDPGPQERVPLFDERDGVTVSNRLRWTVASRLFAKTANGTRELGSLEVSQDYSFSQPLTTRYSPRQQSQRGPLGLALHVNPSDNLLLDARASYDAITSKLSSLSLGSILRSQKGYVNVTFFSSFDPRTGNTNSSQLQLFLGSTAEGPWRWQSMVAYDLWKKDLLRQEHTVSYRGSCWAVSVQIRDYRIPPHQLRDYRIMLDLTGIGTLFDIRGGLEAFGK, translated from the coding sequence GTGATCCTCGCTTCCCTCGTCCTCTTGGCTGCTACCCAGGTGCAGGGGCCGGTGGAGGTGACCGCCCGGCGGCAACAGTGGATTGCCGAAACCCTCTGGTGCGGCATTGGCGACGTGGTGGTCAAGTACCAGGACATCACCCTCCGCGCCAACCAGCTGGAGGTTGACACCAAGACCCTGAAGCTTCGGGCAGAAGGCAACGTGATCTTCGACCAGGGCCCCAACCGCTTGGCATGTCAGCGGTTGGAGTTTGATCTCAACACGAAAACCGGCACCTTTCACGAGGTGGACGCGTTTTTTGCCCCCACCTACCACTTCCGCGGGGAAACCGTGGAAAAGCTCGACGAGGACCACTACCGCTTCCGTCACGGGATCTTTACCTCCTGTGCCCTGGACGATCATTACCCACCCTGGCAAATTACCGTGCGGGATGCCACCGTGCAGTTGGAAGGCTACGGCCACTTCCGCGGGGCTGCCCTATGGCTGAAACGGGTCCCGATCTTCTACACCCCGCGCTTGCTTTGGCCGGTCATGCGGGAACGGGCGGCGGGGCTTTTGGTGCCGAGGATTGGCTATAACAACCGTCGCGGCGCCTACCTGGGTAACGCGCTTTTCTGGCCTCTTGGTCGCTCCTTCGATACCACCTTTTACTTTGACCTCTTCAGCAAGGGCTACGTGGGCCTAGGGCAGGAGCTGCGCTGGGCGCCCACAGAAAACGCCTACGGCGAGTTTTTGGTGAACTACTTCCGCGACCCCGATAGCAAGCGCTGGGAGTGGAAGCTGCAGGGCAAACACCGCCAGCTCCTCCCCGGCGGGTGGTCCATCAAGGCTGACGCCCTGGACCTCTCCAACATGGACTTCTTCCAGAGGTTCGAACGCACCTTTGACCCCAACGCCCTCCGCCGCCTGCCGGTGTTCCTCACCGTGACCCGCACGGTGGGGCACCAGACCTTCAACTTCCGCCTGGATCACGAAAAGACCTTCTTCCAGCCAACCCCAAATACCACCTCGGTGGTGGTCCTGGAGCGGCAACCCCAGGTGGAGTACCGGCTCCGCCCCACGCAGCTGGCAGGCTCGCCGCTGTACCTGTCGGCGGTGGCGGAAGCCTCCCACTTCCGAATTAACCGCTCGGCCACGCTGCGGGGTAAGTACTCCCGCGTTGACCTTTTCCCGCAGCTGGCGGTGTTGGTGCCCAGCCTGCCCTGGTTTTCGCTTACCCCCACGTTGGGTGCCCGGGCCACCTACTACACCGCCACCTACACCCGTGACCGCCAGGCGCTGGCCGATCAGTCGCTGCTGCGCCGCTACGGCACCGCTGGCTTGACGCTCACCGGCCCCAGCTTTTCCCGCATCTTTGCCACCAAAGACACCAAGCTTAAGCACCTCATCGAGCCCCGCTTGGAGTACGTTTACGTTTCCGACCCCGGCCCGCAGGAAAGGGTGCCGCTTTTCGACGAAAGGGACGGGGTGACGGTATCCAACCGCCTGCGCTGGACCGTGGCCAGCCGGCTTTTTGCCAAAACCGCCAACGGCACGCGGGAGCTCGGCTCGCTGGAGGTTTCCCAGGACTACTCGTTTTCCCAGCCGCTCACCACCCGCTACTCCCCCCGGCAGCAAAGCCAGCGGGGACCCCTGGGCTTGGCCCTGCACGTGAACCCCAGCGACAACCTGCTCCTCGACGCCCGGGCCAGCTACGATGCCATAACCAGCAAGCTTTCCTCGCTTTCCCTGGGCAGCATCCTGCGCTCCCAGAAAGGCTACGTGAACGTCACGTTCTTCTCCAGCTTCGACCCGCGAACCGGAAACACCAACTCCTCGCAGCTGCAGCTGTTTTTGGGCAGCACCGCCGAGGGCCCCTGGCGCTGGCAAAGCATGGTGGCTTACGACCTCTGGAAGAAAGACCTCCTCCGCCAGGAACACACCGTGAGCTACCGCGGGAGCTGTTGGGCGGTGAGCGTGCAAATCCGCGACTACCGCATCCCACCCCACCAACTGCGGGACTACCGGATCATGCTGGACCTCACGGGCATCGGCACCTTGTTTGACATCCGCGGGGGTCTCGAGGCCTTTGGCAAGTAG
- a CDS encoding thiolase family protein gives MEPVYIVSAVRTPIGSFLGQLSALPAPRLGALAISEAVQRAGIEPQLVDQVIMGNVLQAGVGQAPARQAMRFAGLPDSVPAVTLHKVCGSGMRAVMMAANDLRAGDGAIMVAGGMESMSNAPYLLPGGRKGYRLGHGQVLDHMVFDGLWDPYGDKHMGNCAELCAREYGFSREEQDAFARASYERAIRATEQGDFAEEIVPVEVSAGKGQTTVVSRDEEPFRADLSKMPSLKPAFEQGGTVTAANASKINDGAAALVLATETAVKAHNLKPLARVVAHASFAQHPEWFTTAPVGAIRKVLERAHLRLEDIDLFEVNEAFAVVAMATMRELAIPHEKLNVNGGAVALGHPIGASGARILTTLLYALRRRGLKLGLAAICIGGGEATAMIVENLA, from the coding sequence ATGGAACCCGTTTACATCGTTAGCGCCGTTCGTACGCCCATCGGCAGCTTTCTTGGGCAGCTGTCCGCGTTGCCGGCCCCGCGGCTGGGGGCCCTGGCCATTTCCGAAGCGGTACAGCGAGCGGGGATTGAGCCCCAGCTGGTGGATCAGGTCATCATGGGGAACGTGCTGCAAGCTGGAGTGGGGCAAGCCCCTGCCCGGCAGGCCATGCGCTTTGCCGGCCTTCCCGACAGCGTGCCGGCGGTGACCCTCCACAAGGTGTGTGGCTCGGGCATGCGCGCGGTGATGATGGCCGCCAACGACCTGCGGGCGGGGGACGGCGCCATCATGGTGGCCGGGGGCATGGAGTCCATGTCCAATGCCCCATACCTCCTGCCAGGCGGGCGCAAGGGCTATCGTCTGGGTCACGGTCAGGTTTTGGACCACATGGTTTTCGATGGGCTTTGGGATCCCTACGGCGATAAACACATGGGCAACTGCGCCGAGCTTTGCGCCCGGGAATACGGTTTTTCCCGGGAAGAGCAGGATGCCTTTGCCCGGGCTTCCTACGAGCGCGCCATCCGCGCCACCGAACAGGGTGACTTTGCCGAGGAAATCGTGCCGGTGGAGGTGAGCGCGGGGAAAGGGCAAACCACCGTGGTTTCCCGGGACGAGGAGCCTTTCCGCGCCGATTTGTCCAAGATGCCCTCTCTCAAGCCCGCCTTCGAGCAAGGGGGTACCGTCACCGCGGCCAACGCCTCCAAAATCAACGACGGGGCCGCGGCCCTAGTGCTGGCCACCGAAACCGCCGTGAAGGCCCACAACCTCAAGCCCCTGGCCCGGGTGGTGGCCCACGCTTCCTTTGCCCAGCACCCCGAGTGGTTCACCACCGCCCCTGTAGGGGCCATCCGCAAGGTGCTGGAGCGCGCCCATTTGCGCCTGGAGGACATTGACCTCTTCGAGGTGAACGAGGCTTTTGCGGTGGTGGCCATGGCCACCATGCGTGAGCTGGCCATCCCCCACGAAAAGCTCAACGTGAACGGCGGTGCCGTGGCCCTGGGCCATCCCATTGGGGCCTCCGGCGCCCGCATCCTCACCACGCTCCTCTACGCCTTGCGCCGACGGGGCTTGAAGTTGGGGCTGGCGGCCATCTGCATTGGCGGTGGCGAAGCCACTGCCATGATCGTTGAAAACCTCGCGTGA